The following proteins come from a genomic window of Triticum aestivum cultivar Chinese Spring chromosome 6A, IWGSC CS RefSeq v2.1, whole genome shotgun sequence:
- the LOC123130917 gene encoding uncharacterized protein, which yields MHIALRILNLTTSSSGCERNWSVFEQVDAKRINKLDVHRRDDLVYIQFNERMIDKRKKYSSSCDVLLGEDASMAQDWICEGAYVDAAEEVDAEEVDAMGASEFVELRRSARVRELHEVEEFVSDGEESDHELVNEDDIDFESDDDGVIQGANEDEEGDPMEP from the exons ATGCACATTGCTTTGAGGATACTCAACTTGACCACAAGTTCATCCGGATGTGAAAGAAATTGGAGTGTTTTTGAACAA GTGGATGCAAAGAGGATAAATAAACTAGACGTGCATCGTAGGGACGATCTAGTTTATATTCAATTCAATGAAAGAATGATAGACAAGAGGAAGAAGTACTCCTCATCTTGTGATGTTCTTcttggtgaagatgcttccatggcACAAGATTGGATATGTGAAGGTGCTTACGTTGATGCTGCGGAGGAGGTTGATGCGGAGGAGGTTGATGCAATGGGAGCTTCCGAGTTTGTTGAGCTACGTAGAAGTGCAAGAGTGAGAGAACTTCATGAAGTGGAAGAATTTGTTTCCGATGGGGAAGAATCTGATCACGAGCTTGTCAATGAGGATGACATAGACTTTGAGTCCGATGATGATGGGGTGATACAAGGTGCCAATGAAGATGAGGAGGGAGACCCGATGGAGCCTTAA